In one Babylonia areolata isolate BAREFJ2019XMU chromosome 12, ASM4173473v1, whole genome shotgun sequence genomic region, the following are encoded:
- the LOC143288420 gene encoding cell division control protein 45 homolog — translation MLIKNQKREFYECIQHKRVLILVAFDVDALCACKILQYLLQCDHIVYTIVPVAGKEDLEKAYVDNSEGIQHVVMINCGASIDVVELLQPEDGVCFYICDSHRPVDVNNMYNAVQVKLLVKPDDLTNVPEFDEVFRDEEESEESDDDEDGGGRKKLTDEVIMRRQERRKWEENRNKVLFDYMKFSSYGTAASLVMFEMVWKLSKDTNDLAWLAVIGVTDQFVHFRIPREKYMESVMALQSHVSRHNHRGDEDETLMSVNCLKIMFDEELQLTLYRHWSLFDSLCHSMNMACRFKIWTLKGQKRLHEFLAEMGIPLVQCKQQYSAMDSQIKADVKRLMQEHMTKYGLTMQDLILPSFIAHYGFKIKLCAADVVLGCAAVLEGVDRNKSPTDNFLEAQDVLNRSNTESLEKAIVSAKRQASALMAQVRTFQDTHQIACAGPFLYAVMQEGSADLKFFSQPQCLTRLARFLLEAQSVVTRNRRVTSIPLVLTIPTVSDSETLLVIGIPPLDTDDERKNFFGKAFEQAAASTTSRTRHNFFDTHIIELKSSDRTKFLDALVSLLT, via the exons ATGTTGATAAAGAACCAGAAACGCGAATTTTACGAGTGTATACAGCATAAG CGTGTGCTGATTCTGGTTGCATTCGATGTTGATGCACTGTGCGCTTGCAAGATTCTTCAG TACCTCCTGCAATGCGATCACATTGTCTACACAATAGTGCCTGTGGCGGGCAAAGAGGACTTGGAGAAAGCCTACGTGGACAACTCAGAGGGG ATCCAGCATGTGGTGATGATCAACTGTGGAGCATCAATTGACGTGGTTGAGCTGCTTCAGCCTGAGGATGGTGTTTGTTTCTACATCTGTGACAG TCATAGACCAGTAGATGTGAACAACatgtacaatgcagtacaagtCAAACTGCTGGTAAAGCCAGATGACCTGACTAATGTGCCAGAGTTTGATGAAGTCTTCAGAGATGAAGAAGAG tCAGAAGAGtcagatgatgacgaagacggaGGAGGTCGGAAGAAGCTGACGGATGAAGTCATCATGAGAAGACAGGAGCGTAGGAAATGGGAAGAAAACAG AAACAAAGTGCTCTTCGACTACATGAAATTTTCGTCATATGGAACTGCG gCTTCCCTAGTAATGTTTGAAATGGTCTGGAAACTTTCAAAAGACACAAATGATTTAGCATG GTTAGCTGTGATAGGCGTGACAGACCAGTTTGTCCACTTTCGGATTCCCCGGGAAAAGTACATGGAGAGTGTGATGGCTCTTCAGTCCCATGTGTCCAGACACAACCACAG AGGGGACGAGGACGAGACGCTGATGTCGGTGAACTGTCTGAAGATCATGTTCGATGAGGAGCTGCAGCTGACCCTGTACCGCCACTGGTCGCTGTTTGACAGCCTGTGCCACTCCATGAACATGGCCTGCCGCTTCAAGATCTGGACCCTCAAGGGCCAGAAACGTCTGCACGAGTTCCTCGCCGAGATGGG GATCCCACTGGTGCAGTGTAAACAGCAGTACTCGGCCATGGACTCCCAGATAAAGGCCGACGTCAAACGCTTGATGCAGGAACACATGACAAAATATGG ATTGACAATGCAAGATCTGATCCTCCCATCCTTCATCGCCCACTACGGCTTCAAAATCAAGCTGTGTGCAGCGGATGTAGTGTTGGGGTGTGCAGCAGTGCTGGAGGGAGTG GACAGGAACAAATCTCCCACCGATAACTTCCTGGAGGCACAGGATGTTTTAAACAG ATCCAACACAGAGAGTCTGGAGAAAGCCATCGTGTCGGCCAAGCGACAAGCTTCAGCTCTGATGGCCCAGGTTCGAACCTTCCAGGACACACACCAGATTGCCTGCGCAGGGCCCTTCCTCTATGCTGTCATGCAGGAG ggcAGTGCCGACCTGAAGTTCTTCTCTCAGCCACAGTGCTTGACACGACTGGCCAGGTTTCTCCTGGAGGCACAGAGTGTTGTG acgagAAACAGGCGAGTGACCTCAATACCGTTGGTGCTGACCATTCCCACAGTGTCCGACTCAGAGACCCTGCTGGTCATCGGCATTCCTCCCCTGGACACCGATGATGAGCGGAAAAA TTTTTTTGGCAAGGCCTTCGAACAGGCAGCAGCCAGCACCACCTCACGGACCAGACACAACTTCTTTGACACCCACA TTATCGAGCTGAAATCCAGCGACAGAACCAAGTTCCTTGATGCTCTTGTCAGTCTTCTCACGTGA